From a region of the Asterias amurensis chromosome 2, ASM3211899v1 genome:
- the LOC139953844 gene encoding uncharacterized protein, with protein MMGRCGVVVVFALLFVVYTHGRQMSPFVDPSCLADKDCSWNWQTTTKNGTQFCETLFHTNAFDICPNLFLLPDGFGNDDRPRPAENISVEDISKNFLSSETGEMEQYTCLRISTKIDRYTASKTKGIQISLRGKEQPDLSKFLCFSMNFSSGLKYSSVEGHNITTECFCGLRPQREYDVSVTTMPVDGLDDIHDTTRSKNHETTGCSHADKINDARCYKSVEALWEPDCILVEQNLTTGFYNLFDFSFNVAPSHYNFDSYKFYIYSGLYPIYWPTIDMSTATVVNKTCSQSGKSMPFVTYSSNSQDWSTTDGQLKAMVVPNPSDDVCLDEQNSKINCKTSLPQTFLVLSDPCTENPCGVHGNCTSKVEDYICNCDPGFTVFDKTCKVDPCKTLDSSGTYVSQCENGECIYASDDFYCKCNVNFVAHVEGKKCLANPCAIIPETNTTFCSLHGECELNATVDPVIGTCVCDPGYISQNSKTACAKEAYQLAVVIGASVGSCLFAIFLFLIVILYRHHNPTIREANPPRPDDTRVIPHDLHFVKKRKCVLPIYSADDHGLHYEVVVRFCRFLQRHCQCDVSLMEWEKSIGPTVEMWLTKQIEEADVVLLICSKGTGLKYTAKARQKQMDSPGVYGDVFVKALFLLEDYFSRDNACDKFVVAYFDYSSEEDIPVPFRRFAKYKLMQSMEELYLRIHRKGMESPTSSRRVSPLKESNYPKLEMGRWLQESIEGMKRLVKSDKKWYHKQDNKRSVNEGAALTSNNEQPFIDDPYQSDTDSAYRTGEHDEPFAPSSFFDSHSIGQGSNVSASFEESLKQIQNGESEPLGDKFFQDDFNITIDPSDLGYPRSLNSMENPLNNNQMGFPERPSCNVAIESII; from the exons ACGACCACTAAGAATGGAACACAGTTTTGTGAAACACTTTTCCATACAAATGcatttg ATATTTGTCCGAATCTCTTCCTTCTTCCAGATGGCTTTGGTAATGACGACAGACCAAGGCCAGCCGAGAACATCTCTGTGGAAGATATAAGCAAGAATTTCCTATCATCAGAAACTGGCGAGATGGAACAGTATACCTGCTTAAGGATCTCCACAAAAATTGACCGATATA CTGCATCAAAAACAAAGGGGATTCAGATATCACTACGAGGGAAGGAGCAACCAGATCTTTCTAAGTTCCTTTGCTTCAGCATGAACTTCAGCAGTGGTCTAAAATACAGTTCTGTGGAAGGG CACAACATTACCACTGAATGCTTTTGCGGTTTGAGACCCCAACGAGAGTATGACGTATCAGTAACAACAATGCCAGTGGATGGGCTTGATGATATCCATGACACAACTAGATctaaaaatcatgaaacaacTG GTTGTAGCCATGCCGACAAAATAAATGACGCCCGCTGTTACAAGAGTGTAGAAG CACTCTGGGAGCCAGACTGCATTCTAGTGGAACAAAACCTCACGACTGGATTCTACAACTTGTTTGATTTTTCATTCAACGTGGCACCGTCCCACTATAATTTTGATAGCTACAAGTTTTACATCTATTCTGGTCTTTACCCAATTTATTGGCCGACTATTGACATG TCCACAGCAACTGTAGTTAACAAGACGTGCAGTCAGTCCGGCAAATCAATGCCCTTTGTGACATATTCATCTAATAGCCAGGATTGGTCTACTACTGATGGCCAGCTTAAGGCAATG GTCGTGCCAAATCCAAGTGACGACGTTTGTTTGGATGAACAGAACAGTAAAATAAATTGCAAAACTTCATTACCGCAAACATTTCTTGTTCTAA GTGATCCATGCACTGAAAACCCGTGTGGTGTTCATGGAAACTGCACATCAAAAGTAGAGGATTACATTTGTAACTGTGATCCAGGATTCACCGTTTTTGACAAGACATGCAAAG TTGATCCGTGCAAAACTCTGGACAGCAGTGGCACGTATGTCAGTCAGTGTGAAAACGGAGAGTGCATTTACGCTAGTGATGACTTTTACTGCAAATGTAACGTCAACTTTGTTGCTCATGTAGAAGGAAAGAAATGCCTCG CTAACCCCTGTGCCATCATTCCTGAGACAAACACAACGTTTTGCAGTTTGCACGGAGAGTGTGAGTTAAACGCCACAGTGGATCCGGTGATTGGAACTTGCGTCTGTGATCCAGGCTACATATCCCAGAATAGCAAAACGGCTTGCGCAA AAGAAGCGTATCAGCTTGCTGTGGTGATTGGGGCGTCGGTCGGTAGCTGTTTGTTTGCAATCTTTCTTTTCTTGATTGTCATCTTATATCGGCATCATAATCCAACCATAAGAGAAGCTAATCCTCCCAGACCAGATGATACTCGAG TGATTCCCCATGACTTACATTTTGTGAAGAAGAGAAAGTGTGTCCTGCCTATCTACTCTGCCGACGATCATGGCCTACACTATGAAGTTGTTGTAAGGTTCTGTCGATTCCTCCAGAGGCACTGCCAGTGTGACGTCTCCCTCATGGAATGGGAGAAGTCCATTGGTCCGACGGTCGAGATGTGGCTGACCAAACAGATCGAAGAAGCGGACGTGGTGCTGTTGATATGCTCAAAGGGGACCGGACTGAAGTACACGGCGAAGGCCAGACAAAAGCAAATGGACTCGCCCGGGGTGTACGGCGATGTGTTCGTCAAGGCTTTATTCCTGCTGGAAGATTATTTCAGTCGGGATAACGCCTGCGATAAGTTTGTCGTGGCCTACTTTGATTACTCATCCGAAGAAGATATACCGGTGCCTTTCAGGCGCTTTGCCAAATACAAGTTGATGCAGTCTATGGAGGAACTCTATCTGCGTATCCATAGGAAGGGTATGGAAAGTCCAACCTCAAGTAGACGGGTCAGCCCTCTGAAGGAGTCCAACTATCCTAAACTGGAGATGGGCCGGTGGTTACAGGAATCCATCGAAGGCATGAAACGGCTGGTGAAGTCTGACAAGAAGTGGTACCACAAGCAAGACAATAAGCGCAGTGTCAATGAGGGAGCAGCGTTAACCAGCAACAATGAGCAACCTTTTATTGATGATCCTTATCAAAGCGATACAGATTCAGCTTACAGGACAGGCGAGCATGATGAACCTTTTGCCCCAAGCTCATTTTTCGACAGCCATTCCATTGGGCAAGGTAGTAATGTCAGTGCCTCTTTTGAGGAGTCCctcaaacaaattcaaaatggaGAATCAGAACCACTTGGAGATAAGTTCTTCCAGGATGACTTCAATATAACGATTGACCCTTCTGACTTGGGTTACCCTCGAAGCCTCAATTCTATGGAGAATCCTTTGAACAATAACCAGATGGGATTCCCTGAGAGGCCCTCGTGCAATGTAGCAATTGAATCAATTATCTAA